A section of the Stenotrophomonas sp. 364 genome encodes:
- a CDS encoding thiolase family protein: protein MSNIVIAAAKRTAIGSFLGQFTGVPTPTLGATAIASALQQSGIAAADVSEVIMGCVLPANLGQAPARQAAIAAGIPVSTGATTLNKVCGSGMKAIMLGHDLIKAGSASIVVAGGMESMSNAPHLLPNSRTGNRFGNFQAVDHMAHDGLVNAYDGKAMGEFAETTVDKYQFSREEQDAFAIESVRRAQAAQADGAFADEIVPVKVAGRKGEVEYSQDEQPGRSDIAKIPTLRPAFKKDGTVTAASSSSISDGAAALVLLSEDDAAARGVTPLARIVAHATHSQEPEWFTTAPIGALHKVLEKAGWQLDQVDLFEINEAFAVVAMAPIRELGIPHEKVNVNGGACALGHPIGASGARLVVTLVNALRTRGGKRGVATLCIGGGEATAIAIELI from the coding sequence ATGTCCAACATCGTCATCGCCGCTGCCAAACGCACCGCCATTGGTTCCTTCCTGGGCCAGTTCACCGGCGTACCCACCCCGACCCTGGGTGCCACGGCAATCGCGTCGGCACTGCAACAGTCCGGCATCGCGGCGGCCGATGTGTCCGAGGTCATCATGGGCTGCGTGCTGCCGGCCAACCTGGGCCAGGCGCCGGCGCGCCAGGCGGCGATCGCGGCGGGCATTCCGGTTTCCACCGGTGCCACCACCCTCAACAAGGTGTGCGGTTCGGGCATGAAAGCCATCATGCTGGGACACGACCTGATCAAGGCCGGGTCGGCCAGCATCGTGGTGGCCGGCGGCATGGAATCGATGTCCAATGCGCCGCACCTGCTGCCCAATTCGCGCACCGGCAACCGCTTCGGCAATTTCCAGGCGGTCGACCACATGGCCCATGACGGCCTGGTCAATGCCTACGACGGCAAGGCAATGGGCGAATTCGCCGAAACCACGGTGGACAAGTACCAGTTCAGCCGCGAGGAGCAGGACGCCTTCGCCATTGAATCGGTGCGCCGGGCGCAGGCCGCCCAGGCCGACGGCGCCTTCGCCGACGAAATCGTTCCGGTGAAGGTGGCCGGTCGCAAGGGCGAGGTTGAGTACAGCCAGGACGAACAGCCCGGCCGCTCGGACATCGCCAAGATTCCGACCCTGCGCCCGGCCTTCAAGAAGGACGGCACGGTCACCGCGGCCAGCTCCTCGAGCATTTCCGATGGCGCTGCCGCGCTGGTGCTGCTGTCCGAGGACGATGCTGCGGCGCGCGGGGTAACGCCGCTGGCGCGGATCGTGGCCCACGCCACGCATTCCCAGGAACCGGAGTGGTTCACCACCGCCCCCATCGGCGCCCTGCACAAGGTGCTGGAGAAAGCCGGCTGGCAGCTGGACCAGGTCGACCTGTTCGAAATCAACGAAGCCTTCGCGGTGGTGGCGATGGCCCCGATCCGTGAATTGGGCATCCCGCACGAGAAGGTCAACGTCAACGGGGGCGCCTGCGCATTGGGCCATCCGATCGGCGCTTCCGGCGCACGCCTGGTGGTAACGCTGGTCAACGCATTGCGCACGCGCGGCGGAAAGCGCGGCGTCGCCACCCTGTGCATCGGCGGCGGCGAAGCGACGGCCATTGCCATCGAATTGATTTGA
- a CDS encoding isovaleryl-CoA dehydrogenase, with translation MSSALPAFDTHEVFNQPPPFGGRNLWADDVALAEAVQREGGDGFAVALARYGGLAGDALYGLGFDANRDKPRLRTHDAQGHRIDTVEFHPTYHQLMDAAKVHGVAGLSWHDGTAGAHVARAALSYLHHQADAGTSCPLTMTHAAVAVLRQDPALAEWADKAAAPHYDRRDVPIADKAGITLGMGMTEKQGGSDVRSNTTRAEPQADGSYRLVGHKWFFSAPMSDGFLVLAQAPAGLSCFLMPRRLPDGNRNAFRLMRLKDKLGDWSNASSEVELCGAWARRVGEEGRGVATIIGMVMMTRLDCMLGAAAEMRMALAQALHHTRHRTSFGKRLCDHPLMANVLADLAMESEAATTFAIRVAGAVDRARHSSVDAAFARIATAVGKYWVCKRAAVFVNEAQECLGGAGYVEESMLPRLYRQAPLNSIWEGSGNIQCLDVLRALAREPQVAPVLDAELDAVAGRDAIYDAALQALRSALATSPGEAQARRITEQLALLLQAAVLLRANSLIAGAFVRTRLGGEHGMAFGTLPADLDTAAVLARALP, from the coding sequence ATGTCCTCTGCACTGCCCGCATTCGACACCCACGAGGTATTCAACCAGCCGCCGCCGTTCGGTGGCCGCAACCTGTGGGCCGATGATGTGGCCCTGGCCGAGGCGGTGCAGCGCGAAGGCGGCGACGGCTTTGCTGTCGCGCTGGCGCGCTATGGTGGCCTGGCCGGCGATGCGCTGTATGGGTTGGGGTTTGATGCCAACCGCGATAAACCGCGGCTGCGCACGCATGATGCGCAGGGGCATCGCATCGACACGGTCGAGTTCCATCCGACCTACCACCAGTTGATGGACGCGGCCAAGGTGCACGGCGTGGCCGGGCTGTCCTGGCACGATGGCACGGCCGGTGCGCATGTCGCGCGCGCGGCGCTGAGCTACCTGCATCACCAGGCCGATGCAGGCACCAGTTGCCCGCTCACGATGACGCATGCGGCGGTGGCGGTGCTGCGCCAGGACCCGGCGCTGGCCGAGTGGGCCGACAAGGCGGCGGCCCCGCACTACGATCGGCGCGATGTGCCGATCGCCGACAAGGCCGGCATCACGCTGGGCATGGGCATGACCGAGAAGCAGGGCGGCTCGGATGTGCGCAGCAATACCACGCGTGCCGAACCGCAGGCCGACGGCAGTTATCGGCTGGTGGGGCACAAGTGGTTTTTCTCGGCGCCGATGTCCGACGGTTTCCTGGTGCTGGCGCAGGCCCCGGCGGGGTTGAGCTGTTTCCTGATGCCGCGCCGTCTTCCCGACGGGAACCGCAATGCGTTCCGGTTGATGCGGCTGAAGGACAAGCTGGGCGACTGGTCCAACGCGTCCAGCGAGGTGGAGCTGTGTGGTGCCTGGGCCCGCCGGGTGGGCGAGGAAGGGCGAGGGGTGGCCACGATCATCGGCATGGTGATGATGACCCGGCTCGACTGCATGCTGGGTGCGGCAGCGGAGATGCGCATGGCGCTGGCGCAGGCGTTGCACCACACCCGGCACCGCACCAGCTTCGGCAAGCGCTTGTGCGATCACCCGCTGATGGCCAATGTGCTGGCCGATCTGGCGATGGAATCCGAAGCGGCCACCACCTTCGCGATACGCGTGGCCGGTGCGGTCGATCGGGCGCGCCACAGCAGCGTCGACGCGGCGTTCGCGCGCATTGCCACGGCGGTGGGCAAGTACTGGGTGTGCAAGCGCGCGGCGGTGTTCGTCAACGAGGCGCAGGAATGCCTGGGTGGCGCAGGGTACGTGGAGGAGTCGATGCTGCCGCGGTTGTACCGGCAGGCCCCGTTGAATTCGATCTGGGAGGGCAGCGGCAACATCCAGTGCCTGGACGTGCTGCGCGCGTTGGCGCGCGAGCCGCAGGTGGCCCCGGTGCTGGATGCCGAACTGGATGCCGTGGCGGGGCGCGACGCGATCTACGATGCGGCGTTGCAGGCATTGCGCAGTGCGTTGGCGACGTCGCCGGGCGAGGCACAGGCGCGCCGCATCACCGAGCAGTTGGCGCTGCTGCTGCAGGCGGCGGTGCTGTTGCGTGCCAACAGCCTGATCGCCGGCGCGTTCGTGCGCACGCGGCTGGGCGGCGAGCATGGCATGGCATTCGGGACGCTGCCGGCGGATCTGGACACGGCGGCGGTGCTGGCGCGGGCGCTGCCATAG
- a CDS encoding ligase-associated DNA damage response exonuclease, whose amino-acid sequence MSLGSPNNDLVVLRPEGLYCPAGDFHIDPWRPVPRAVITHGHGDHARSGMGQYYCATGSVPILRWRLGDVPLQAYDYGRPFRLGNVEVSLHSAGHVLGSAQVRIDDGEQVWVASGDYKRQPDPTCAPFDVVPCDVFITEATFALPIYRWQDTAEVAAEIVAWRHECAARGEAAILLCYALGKAQRVLAELLPLDDQPAWLHGAIANGVAVYRQAGIAMLDTHTVAEQGRQPDAAGKLILAPPSAAGTPWLRRFGKHQLGFASGWMRLRGNRRRRNYDRGFVVSDHADWPALLQTITETGARRVIATHGNTDALIPFLRERGIAAEAFRTDFGSEE is encoded by the coding sequence ATGAGCCTTGGCAGCCCGAACAACGATCTGGTGGTGCTTCGTCCGGAAGGGCTGTATTGCCCCGCCGGCGATTTCCATATCGACCCGTGGCGGCCGGTGCCGCGTGCGGTGATCACCCATGGCCACGGCGACCACGCGCGCAGTGGCATGGGCCAGTACTACTGCGCCACCGGCAGCGTGCCGATCCTGCGCTGGCGGCTCGGCGATGTGCCACTGCAGGCGTACGACTACGGCCGCCCGTTCCGGCTGGGGAATGTGGAGGTATCGCTGCATTCGGCCGGGCACGTGCTGGGCTCGGCGCAGGTGCGCATCGACGATGGCGAGCAGGTCTGGGTCGCCTCGGGCGACTACAAGCGCCAGCCGGACCCCACCTGCGCGCCGTTCGACGTAGTGCCCTGCGATGTATTCATCACCGAGGCCACCTTCGCCCTGCCCATCTACCGCTGGCAGGACACTGCCGAGGTGGCGGCCGAGATCGTGGCATGGCGGCACGAGTGCGCCGCACGCGGCGAAGCGGCCATCCTGCTCTGCTACGCGCTGGGCAAGGCGCAGCGGGTGCTGGCCGAACTGCTGCCGCTGGATGACCAGCCGGCCTGGCTGCATGGCGCCATTGCCAACGGCGTGGCGGTGTACCGGCAGGCGGGCATCGCCATGCTGGACACCCATACCGTGGCCGAACAGGGCCGCCAACCCGACGCCGCCGGGAAACTGATCCTGGCGCCGCCGTCGGCCGCCGGCACCCCGTGGCTGCGGCGCTTCGGCAAGCATCAGCTGGGCTTCGCATCGGGCTGGATGCGGTTGCGCGGCAACCGCCGCCGACGCAACTACGACCGCGGTTTCGTGGTCTCCGACCATGCCGACTGGCCGGCCCTGCTGCAGACCATCACCGAGACCGGCGCGCGGCGGGTGATCGCCACCCACGGCAACACCGATGCGCTGATTCCCTTCCTGCGCGAACGGGGCATCGCCGCCGAAGCGTTCCGCACCGATTTCGGGAGCGAGGAATGA
- a CDS encoding ATP-dependent DNA ligase, whose protein sequence is MKAFAALYQRLDRSTATLDKRAALVAYFRDARPHDAAWALYLLSGGKVGGARRKIAASGELRAWISDASGLPPWLVEDSYEQVGDLAETLTLLLDDPPQRSPDRPLAEWIETHLLAVANQPEPVRHAAVLDGWRQLPADERLVFNKLLTGALRVGVSQRLVQQALAELSGIDIARIAQRMLGEWVPSPGLLAALLSPQERPEDRQQPYPFFLASPLEAEVESLGPITDWVLEWKWDGIRLQLLRRKGEAALWSRGEERLDGRFPEIEAAAMALPDGCVIDGELLAWRDGDAQPLPFTALQTRIQRRKPGPKTLRDTPVRVLAYDLLEIDGEDLRTQPLHARRARLAALLQALDDPRIVLSPTLAANDWPDAAAQRAQARERGVEGLMLKRHDSLYQSGRRRGDWWKWKIDPLTIDAVMIYAQAGHGRRSTLYTDYTFGVWNGDTLVPVAKAYSGLDDTEILALDRWIRANTVERFGPVRSVRGEQVFELGFEAVNRSTRHKSGIAVRFPRILRWRRDKPASEADTLAQLQALAR, encoded by the coding sequence ATGAAGGCCTTCGCCGCCCTCTACCAGCGCCTGGACCGCAGCACCGCCACGCTCGACAAGCGTGCCGCGCTGGTTGCCTATTTCCGCGATGCGCGCCCGCACGACGCCGCGTGGGCGCTGTACCTGCTCAGCGGCGGCAAGGTGGGCGGCGCGCGCCGCAAGATCGCCGCCAGCGGTGAACTGCGCGCGTGGATCAGCGATGCGTCCGGATTGCCGCCGTGGCTGGTGGAAGACAGCTACGAACAAGTGGGGGACCTCGCCGAAACCCTGACCCTGCTGCTGGATGATCCCCCCCAACGCAGCCCGGATCGGCCCTTGGCCGAATGGATCGAAACGCATCTGCTGGCGGTAGCCAACCAACCCGAACCGGTGCGCCACGCCGCGGTGCTGGACGGCTGGCGGCAGCTGCCGGCCGATGAACGCCTGGTGTTCAACAAACTGCTCACCGGCGCACTCCGTGTAGGCGTTTCGCAGCGACTGGTACAGCAGGCGTTGGCCGAACTGTCCGGCATCGACATCGCACGCATCGCGCAGCGCATGCTCGGCGAGTGGGTCCCCTCCCCCGGGCTGCTCGCCGCGCTGCTGTCGCCGCAGGAGCGCCCGGAAGACCGCCAGCAGCCGTATCCCTTCTTCCTGGCCTCGCCGCTGGAAGCCGAGGTCGAGAGCCTCGGGCCGATCACCGACTGGGTACTGGAATGGAAGTGGGATGGCATCCGCCTGCAGCTGCTGCGGCGCAAGGGCGAGGCCGCGCTGTGGTCACGCGGCGAAGAACGCCTGGACGGACGTTTCCCGGAAATCGAAGCGGCGGCCATGGCGCTACCCGATGGCTGCGTGATCGATGGCGAGCTGCTGGCCTGGCGCGACGGCGATGCGCAGCCGCTGCCGTTCACCGCGCTGCAGACGCGCATCCAGCGTCGCAAGCCCGGGCCGAAGACACTGCGCGACACGCCGGTGCGCGTGCTCGCCTATGACCTGCTCGAGATCGACGGCGAGGACCTGCGAACGCAGCCCCTGCACGCCCGACGCGCACGCCTGGCGGCCCTGCTGCAGGCACTGGACGATCCGCGCATCGTGCTCTCGCCCACGCTGGCGGCCAACGACTGGCCCGACGCCGCGGCGCAACGCGCGCAGGCACGCGAGCGCGGCGTGGAAGGGCTGATGCTCAAGCGCCACGATTCGCTGTACCAGAGCGGGCGCCGACGCGGCGACTGGTGGAAGTGGAAGATCGATCCGCTCACCATCGATGCGGTGATGATCTACGCGCAGGCCGGGCATGGCCGGCGCAGCACGCTCTACACCGACTACACCTTCGGGGTGTGGAACGGGGACACGCTGGTGCCCGTCGCCAAGGCGTACTCCGGGTTGGACGACACGGAAATCCTCGCGCTTGATCGCTGGATACGGGCCAACACCGTGGAGCGTTTCGGGCCGGTGCGCAGCGTGCGCGGTGAACAGGTGTTCGAACTGGGCTTTGAAGCGGTCAACCGCAGTACCCGGCACAAATCCGGTATCGCGGTGCGCTTTCCGCGCATCCTGCGCTGGCGTCGGGACAAGCCGGCCAGTGAGGCCGATACGCTGGCCCAGCTGCAGGCCCTGGCGCGGTGA
- a CDS encoding ligase-associated DNA damage response DEXH box helicase, translating to MARLVDWFASRGWAPLPFQKNVWRQYLSGASGLLHTPTGSGKTLAVFGGPLLQALSAPRPAPAGGRARKAVPALQVLWITPLRALAADTARALREPLGALGLDWQVGLRTGDASARDKRLAREGRVDVLVTTPESLALLLSYPDGLAKMRQLRCVVVDEWHELLGNKRGVLLQLNLRRLRDALPALQVWGLSATLGNLEQARDVLLPDVPDAPLVAGARPRPVHLDTLLPAHGERFPWAGHLGLSQLQRVLEKLLTVRTSLLFTNTRAQAELWHQALAAVWPEDPSTLALHHGSLDPAVRRHAEQGLREGQLRCVVATSSLDLGVDFPAVDQVLQIGSPKGIARLLQRAGRARHRPGESGTLVCVPSHALELVEYAAARHALAAGVIEARRPPTLSLDVLAQHCVSCALGGGFEPDALFAQVRRTHAFAALDATQWQGVLEFIVQGGRALSQYPDFHKVVRDEDGVYRVHDRRVALRHRLSIGTITSDGSVSVQFLRGGRLGAVEEQFLGRLRPGDRFQFAGRLLELVRLENLTAYVRLAKGGDGLVPRWQGGRLPLSEALGQEMEAVFAAPPASPEMRWLAPLLTLQSRISMLPGPTSLLVEMVRRREGQFVFVYPFAGRQVNEGVAALMALRLARLQPNTLGYAANDYGFVLAPARPVDLDVAGLRVLLQPAGLLDDLRDSLNLAELARRQFRDIARVSGMLVPALPGRTPRSLRQLQASSGLLYDVLRQHDPDHILLGLADREVLHGQLDLDSLAATLQRLQARTLCLQAPRTLGPLSFPLWAERLRGQLSNEDWKTRVKRAAAQLETRHGT from the coding sequence ATGGCGCGGCTGGTTGACTGGTTTGCCAGCCGCGGCTGGGCACCGCTGCCCTTCCAGAAGAACGTGTGGCGCCAGTATCTGTCGGGCGCCTCCGGGCTGTTGCACACGCCCACCGGCAGCGGCAAGACCCTGGCCGTGTTCGGTGGCCCGTTGCTGCAGGCGTTGAGCGCCCCGCGCCCGGCGCCCGCCGGTGGACGCGCGCGCAAAGCGGTGCCGGCCCTGCAGGTGCTGTGGATCACCCCGTTGCGCGCGCTGGCCGCCGATACCGCCCGTGCCCTGCGCGAACCGCTGGGCGCGCTGGGGCTGGACTGGCAGGTGGGGCTGCGCACCGGCGATGCCAGCGCGCGGGACAAGCGGCTGGCGCGCGAGGGCCGCGTGGATGTGCTGGTCACCACGCCGGAATCGCTGGCGCTGCTGCTCAGCTACCCCGACGGCCTGGCGAAGATGCGCCAGCTGCGCTGCGTGGTGGTCGACGAATGGCACGAACTTCTGGGTAACAAGCGCGGCGTGCTGCTGCAGTTGAACCTGCGGCGGCTGCGCGATGCGCTGCCCGCGCTGCAGGTGTGGGGCCTGTCGGCGACGCTGGGCAATCTCGAGCAGGCGCGCGACGTGCTGCTGCCCGATGTTCCCGATGCCCCGCTGGTGGCAGGTGCACGGCCGCGCCCGGTGCATCTGGACACCCTGCTGCCCGCCCACGGCGAACGCTTCCCGTGGGCCGGCCACCTGGGCTTGTCGCAATTGCAGCGCGTGCTGGAAAAGCTGCTGACGGTGCGCACCAGCCTGCTGTTCACCAACACCCGCGCCCAGGCCGAGCTGTGGCACCAGGCGCTGGCGGCGGTATGGCCGGAAGATCCGTCCACGCTGGCGCTGCACCACGGTTCGTTGGACCCCGCCGTGCGCCGCCACGCCGAACAGGGCCTGCGCGAGGGCCAGCTGCGCTGCGTGGTGGCCACCTCCAGCCTGGATCTGGGCGTGGACTTCCCGGCGGTGGACCAGGTGCTGCAGATCGGCAGCCCGAAAGGCATTGCGCGGCTGCTGCAGCGCGCCGGGCGTGCGCGGCACCGGCCGGGCGAATCGGGCACGCTGGTGTGCGTGCCCTCGCATGCGCTGGAGCTGGTTGAATACGCCGCGGCACGGCATGCACTGGCGGCTGGCGTGATCGAAGCGCGCCGCCCGCCCACGCTGTCGCTGGACGTGCTGGCCCAGCATTGCGTGAGCTGCGCGCTGGGCGGTGGCTTCGAACCTGACGCCCTGTTCGCGCAGGTCCGCCGTACCCACGCATTCGCGGCACTGGACGCCACGCAGTGGCAGGGCGTGCTGGAGTTCATCGTGCAGGGCGGTCGTGCGCTGTCGCAGTATCCGGATTTCCACAAGGTGGTGCGCGACGAGGACGGCGTGTACCGCGTGCACGACCGGCGCGTAGCGCTGCGCCACCGCTTGTCGATCGGCACCATCACCAGCGATGGCAGCGTGAGCGTGCAGTTCCTGCGCGGCGGCCGGTTGGGCGCGGTGGAAGAGCAGTTTCTGGGGCGGCTGCGCCCGGGTGATCGCTTCCAGTTCGCCGGGCGCCTGCTGGAACTGGTGCGGCTGGAGAACCTTACCGCCTACGTGCGCCTGGCCAAGGGCGGCGATGGGCTGGTGCCGCGCTGGCAGGGCGGCCGGCTGCCGCTGTCTGAAGCGCTGGGGCAGGAAATGGAAGCGGTCTTCGCCGCACCGCCGGCATCACCGGAGATGCGCTGGCTGGCGCCCCTGCTCACCCTGCAGTCGCGCATCTCGATGCTGCCGGGCCCGACGTCGTTGCTGGTGGAAATGGTGCGCCGTCGCGAGGGACAGTTCGTGTTCGTGTATCCGTTCGCCGGGCGACAGGTCAACGAAGGCGTCGCCGCGCTGATGGCACTGCGCCTGGCCCGGCTGCAGCCCAACACGCTGGGCTACGCGGCCAACGACTACGGCTTCGTGCTGGCGCCGGCACGCCCGGTCGACCTGGACGTGGCCGGCCTGCGCGTTTTGCTGCAGCCTGCGGGACTGTTGGACGACCTGCGCGACAGCCTCAACCTGGCCGAGCTGGCCCGCCGTCAGTTCCGCGATATCGCGCGGGTTTCGGGCATGCTGGTGCCGGCGCTGCCCGGCCGCACTCCACGCAGCCTGCGCCAACTGCAGGCCTCCAGCGGCCTGCTCTACGACGTGCTGCGCCAGCACGATCCGGACCACATCCTGCTGGGCCTGGCCGATCGCGAAGTGCTGCACGGCCAACTCGACCTGGACAGCCTGGCGGCCACGCTGCAGCGCCTGCAGGCGCGTACGCTGTGCCTGCAGGCGCCGCGCACCCTGGGCCCGCTCTCATTTCCGCTGTGGGCCGAACGCCTGCGTGGCCAGCTCAGCAATGAAGACTGGAAAACCCGCGTCAAACGCGCTGCCGCGCAATTGGAGACCCGCCATGGCACCTGA
- the pdeM gene encoding ligase-associated DNA damage response endonuclease PdeM, with amino-acid sequence MAPELPTPLAGEQVLLLGARALYWPARKALLIADLHLGKADVFRRAGIGLPSGGTGDDLERLSTLLQQHAVDTLWILGDVLHGAAHRAAWYRQWQGWREQHATLEIGALAGNHDRALPKADLGLTLLGEQLQVGPFLLRHDPHPHPSLHVLCGHVHPLARLPGMQRRWPAFWLRERLTVLPAYSRFTAGIAPVLASGERLVACVEDEAIALPAR; translated from the coding sequence ATGGCACCTGAGTTGCCCACCCCGCTCGCCGGCGAGCAGGTCCTGCTGCTGGGCGCCCGCGCGCTCTACTGGCCCGCGCGCAAGGCGCTGCTGATCGCCGACCTGCACCTGGGCAAGGCCGACGTGTTCCGGCGAGCGGGCATCGGCCTGCCCAGCGGCGGCACCGGCGACGACCTGGAACGCCTGTCGACGCTGCTGCAGCAGCACGCCGTGGATACGTTGTGGATTCTCGGCGACGTGCTGCATGGCGCAGCGCATCGGGCCGCGTGGTACCGGCAGTGGCAAGGTTGGCGCGAGCAGCACGCCACGTTGGAGATCGGCGCCTTGGCCGGCAATCACGACCGCGCGTTGCCCAAGGCTGATCTCGGCCTCACGCTGCTCGGTGAACAGCTGCAGGTCGGCCCGTTTCTACTGCGCCACGATCCGCACCCGCACCCGTCGCTGCATGTGCTGTGCGGGCATGTGCATCCGCTGGCCCGTCTGCCGGGCATGCAGCGGCGCTGGCCCGCGTTCTGGCTGCGTGAGAGGTTGACGGTGCTGCCGGCCTACTCGCGGTTTACCGCGGGCATCGCGCCGGTCCTTGCCAGCGGCGAACGGCTGGTGGCCTGTGTGGAAGACGAGGCCATTGCATTGCCGGCGCGCTGA